The genomic region TAATAAAACAACGAGGTGCACCCGGTAATTCCATATACTAGTGATCAGATTTATAGAGTACTAAATCGTAGCAATATAAATATGTATGTATATATAGAAGAAGTCTCCAGTTATGCTAATCGTTTTTATTCATTGCAGGCAATTTCTTTGCTTTTGGGCTGTTTGTTTCGCCTATGTAAGTCTCACTCACGATTGATCATTCTGTTTAGAAATATTCAATACCAGAAAACCGGAGAATATATACATATATATATAGTCCATTTTAGATACGGGCGTCAGCACCGCCTTAAGTTGCGGATTTTCCCTCCGTTTGTCACCGTACGGCACCGGCGAGGGCGCGCCTCCACCCCAGCGGACTCCAGCAGCTTCCCCGACCTCTTACCCTCCCCGGCGAGTCCACCGAATTCCAGTTTTTCGGCCAGATTACCCAAAACTTCAAACAAAGTCAATCTGGCCGGAAAACGGGAATTCAGCGGACTCGCCGGGGATGGAAAGTGGTCGGGGAAGCTGCTGGAGTCCGCTGGGGTGGAGGCGTGCCCTCGCCGGTGCCGTACGGTGGCGAAAGGAGGGACGTCCGCACTTTAAGAGCCGTGTGGACGTCCGCACCTGATAACGATTGTGTATATATATGTGTATATATATATATATAAGTGTTTTTTGTTTCACTTACTCACCAGTTTCTGATTTTAGTTAATGGTATCTTTGTTTATAAATGACAGGCACACATTCAAAAGAATCATCAGAAATGGTTCAACTGAAGAGTTCTCAGGGCTGCCATACATATATGCCCTTTTGAATTGCATGATCAGCATGTGGTATGGATCACCTCTTATATCTTCTGATAACATATTGATTCTAACAGTCAATTCAGTCGGTGCAGTGTTTCAACTTGCCTACATAACCCTCTTCATAATCTATGCTGAGAAACCAAAAAAGGTATGCAATCTTCCGAATTGCTCACTTGGCACTCTTATGAAGCTTCTGAAAGCCTTTTATGTTCTAATCTGTCATTATTTCCCCCTTAATGTTGTTCACAGGTGTGGATGATGGGATTGTTAGTAGCAGTTTTTGGTTTATTTGCAATCATAGCCATTGGGAGCTTGCAGATATCTGACCTTTTTCTACGACGGACAATTGTTGGATTGCTTAGCTGCTTTTCTCTTATATCAATGTTCGCTTCTCCATTGTTCATAATAGTAAGTCATTCCAAGGCAAAGGGAGTACTTCTTTATCAATGTATATATTGTTTTTTATTTTGTATTATTTTGTGTGACTTCAGTTTACTTACTGACATATTTTTGCAGAACTTGGTGATCCGTACAAAGAGTGTTGAGTTCATGCCCTTTTATCTCTCCCTTTCCACCTTCCTAATGAGCACCTCTTTCCTTCTGTATGGAATTTTTAATTTCGATCCCTACGTTTATGTAAGAGTCCTTCAGCAATTTGTTTTTCTCTGATTTTGCCAATTCTCATAAAGTAGCTATTTGGAGTTGTCAATTCAGAATACATAGTCCTAGTTTTCCTTGTCTAATGGTATCATCATAATTTTCAGGTCCCTAATGGGATAGGAACAATCTTGGGGATTGTGCAATTGGCGTTGTACTTTCACTATCATCGTTCATCGAAAGAAGACTCCAGAGAACCCTTGATAGTTTCGTATGCATAAATGTTACATTGAAGTAAGTGTTATCATCTTTTAATAGTTGTTGCGATGCGATTCTCTATAGTTTTTCGTGGCTTCTTGCAACCAGAACCATCTTCTGTTTACTTATTGCTTGTACAAGTCTGATCTTTTCGAGCATCAAGTTAATGAATTTAGTGCTCTATTTTTCTTAGGCAAAGATAACTGTGGCCTGGCCATTGGTTTTCTCTGCACTAGTGTGTACATCTAAAGTCAATTTCAGAGCAATTTAGAAATCATATGTTGCCGCGGTCTTTATTTTTTTATATTTCTTCTGCTGTTACTAGGAAAGAAAAAAAAATGTTATCTTGAGATGATAAGGCAAGATGATTGAAGTGAAGCGTGGTGCTGATTACCGACTCGCGACATAAGTTATGTTTCTTCAGCCTTTCAAGCTCCTGGGTGCCTCATTTGTCACCCTCCGGCCTCCCTACATCTTATTTTGTCTATGTGAGAAACTTCAACATGTATCATAGATAGATACAAAGATTTTCTCCCTTTCCATATGTAGCATTCATGTGATTGTCCAAGAACAAAAACTTTTACAGCTCACCAAGTCAAACCTGTATGTAAAGCCCTTTTTGTATGGCTTCAGTAGCTTGCTGAAAAGATAGGTCAAGTTCCAGAAATGAAATTTATTCTCCATTACTTGTTCAACTAGTGATACGAGTGGTTTCCATTTACCTCCTTTCTCAGGCATATTTTTCTTTTCATGTAATTTGTGATCATACCTATCTGCTTCAGTGAAATTGGAATCTTCCCTTGTGATTCTACGTCATAATCTTCTTGGGAAGTTTGGATTATCAGTTGTCTTTCCGAAATTCAAACATTCTAATAATATAGAACTGTTTAACATGTTAAATTGTGGAACTTCCAGAAGAGAAACAAACCAGCCCCCCTTGTGTTTAATACAACACACACACACACACAGAGCACCCTGAAGTGAACTAGCAAGAGTTCATCATAAAACAACAGTGTTAGAACGGCGCTCTGTTCGAACAGCCCTGCATTGTTACTGAGATCTGTAACACACACAGCTCGCGCGCGCACACACACACTGCACCTGAAGTGGACTAGTACTCCATAAAAATTTCCAGTCTGAATGGTAAAACAACACTGTTCAAACGGCCCTGCATTGCAACTGAGATCCGTAACTCCATATCTTATGTTGTGATAAGGGAAAATGAAGTGTGAAGATCCAGTCATCCAGTTGATGTAGTTTAAGTCTGTGGTCCAATATTGTTACCTTTCCTTCATATCTCACCTGTCCTCGTGTTGATGTACAAGTATAGGACTGGTAGATTAACATTTAACAGATCACAGGGGTGAATTAGAGCTCATGTCCATTCTCAATTATTTCTTTGTCAAAATTATGTTTGCATCACAGCGACAGGGGTGCACCCAATTGAAAAGTACCTCATGAAAAACCAAAGAAGAAGCAGGTTCATAATTAATGTTACAGCTAGCTGTGTACATAAATGGTAATTATTAAGGTTGCTGAAGTTGTCTTCTGATGGCATTACTACTGAAACTCCTATTGCACTCATATGGTAAAACTATTTAGAACATTTCTGTCAAAAATAAATAAAAATTACAGCAAGTCCCTCAGAGTCGTTCTCGCAACAGGAGCTGCTTTCTCCTACATAAATAAACAAAAATCCGTTATAATGAGAATGAAGCAACATATGATATTGAACAACAGAGCGATAGCTAGCTTTTAGCCAATGGTTGCTAATAAGGAAGTGGATGATGCTATATGTGTAAGTTCAAGAACTGGATTGTGCGCATCTATAACAAGTTGTTTGGATGGAGGAGATGATAAAATTGTGAAGTGATCCTCATGTTACGAACCAAATGTGAGGATATTACTCATATCAGTATGCAATTTCCCAGAAAATCATTTTGATGAGCCTAAATGGTGTCTGTAAAAATACAAAAGAAAATTTATGTTTGCCATTTTGCAAAATTAATCTTCCCTTTCCTTAAATCCAGGCTATCAGGCAGGATTTGGGGCTTCATATATTCACCAAAGCTCAATGTATCATGCAGAAAACAATTTATGTGTCATTCTTTATTGTTCAAGCATTGTACTAAAAAAAATTGTCACATATTTCTGTTAATTTAAGGGTGAAACAACTATTAAACAATTAAGGGTTGCATTATGCAAATTACTTAACCCATAAAAGATATGTGAAATTACATGTATCGATCAATATGATCTGTACGTAAATCTTCCCATCAAAAGAAATGTACATCTGCAAATTACCTGGATTCTAATTTCCTGGTGGGAATCACAAAGAGGCTGGCCTCTCTCATCATATAGAATAAGTCCACTGAACCTCGGAAGCTCACACTTCTCCCCCATAAGTATAGGCCTTTGCCAAACAGGTGACTCCGAGTTATGGCTATGCCGCCCCATCTCCACCCCAATCCTCTTCTCCAGCAGCGGTCCGGCCGGCGTCGACTCCCTCCAGCTCCCTCCTCTTCCCTCCTCCCCCCACTTGCTCGCCTTACTCCACCGCACCGAGCCCACCAGCGCCCTCTTTATCGATCCCCAACCACAGCGTGGCTCCGACCACTTATGCCCTAATGCACCATTAGTCTCCTCTTGCCCCATCACCACAAGCTGCTGCTGGTGCTTCCTCTGAGCCTTCTTTCTTAGCACAGTCAAAGCCATGCAGATACCGATAACCGCAAAGCCGGCAGACACCAAGAGAAGAAATGCTTGTTGGGTTGATAGCTTCAGCTTGTCTTCTATCTCCCACAAAGCATCCATAAACGTCTTTAAATCTCTTTCCTTATAAGGAGTACGTCAAAGACAGTTTCGATCTTTCTTTCAGTTTATGATACCATGGTGTTGTGTGAGTATTTTTGGAAAGGTTTAATGGAATAGTTTCCGACTATAATTTCACGTATATAGAAAGGTGGAAGCAGTAATATGCATTCATGGGGTAGTAGAGCTAGTCCAGTTAATGCAGTATTCACGTGAGGTCACCGCTTGCTGGGATTTGGTGTCCATGAGGTTAGCTTGTAACTGGGATTTGAGATTGAACCGTTGGGGATGGGGCATGGGAATTGTTCACCGTTTATGGCTAATAAAGACCGTCACGGATTCTTCAAGGTCGCCATTGATCGAACTCTCTGAAATTTAAGCACCCGGCCATCTCGTACGTTATCTCTCTCTTTTGATTGAGGATGAGGTTATGAGTCCATGAGGATATATATATTTGTTGGGTTGACATATACATAGAAATGGTCTGCGAAAAATTTGAGAGAAGAGATTGAATTTATACCAATTCCAAAGCTATAACAGATTATAGTTTTGATCAAGTGGTTGATGTTTTTGCACTGTGACAAACATCAAAGTTTGTGCACCCGGTGTGATCGTTTTATATATCAAGGATTGAACCCTTGTATTCAATCTTCGTCTAATTTGTTCCCTCGAGTATTTTCAGTTATTCTCCAAAACAACTTAAGAGGACTTGCTCAAAATAATGAATCCCCGCTCTCAAAAATAATGGTTAGAACTTACTATAGTCATCAACTCTGCCCTGCACTACGGACCGCTTGTGCGACATTTATCGGTTGAACTTACCTAATCTGGCGCACCAGAGGTGCGATCATCCTATTTTTCTTGTAGTAAGAATATCCTTCTTGTTTTAGGTTTATGGCATTGTTTTAACTTTCTGATATGTCACCAATGTAAAACAAATGGAGGAGTCCATGTGACACTATTTGCTAGGTGTTTGTTTGAATACAAGCTAGAGACTCATGTTAATATTCAGGAGATCTTCTTAGAGTTTAGGCACTATGTACCATATGTACAGCATTTATCGGTTGAACGTACGATATCTGGCACACATGAAGTGCGATCATCCTATTCTTCTTGCATTAAGAATATCCTTCTTTGTTAGGTTTTATGGCATTGCTCTAACTTTTGGATATGTCACCAATGTAAAACAAATGAAGGATTCGATGTGACATTCTTCGCTAGGTGTTTGTTGGAATATAAGAGGCTTATGTTATTATTCGGGAGGTCTTTTTGGAGTTTAGGCATGTCTCCCATTTTTATATTCAACAATTTCATCTATCAAGACTCGAGGGCAGTCTTATAGCATAAATTACGGACACTCTACTATTTAGGCTAGGGTCTTCTATTTATCAAGACTCGAGGGCAATCTTCTATTTAAAAAAAAAAAAAAAAAATCTTCTTCGATGTGGAATTTGTAGTTGTCACCAATAGCCCCTAAAAATGGCATTAACACCATAACACACCCTCTCAACCAACAACACCAACCTGAACAATTAAGTACCCAATCCCGGCCCTCATTCAAAGAAGAGACACCATAAAACTCAACCAACAACCAAACCAAACGAACTAAGGAAAATAAAATAAACCAGACATGTCTAAAAGAGAGCCCAAACTCACCCTACTACAATTGGATCTCAAGAACCATGATGCTCAAGAAGCACATCCTAAATAATACCGACACTCTAAACGCATCACAAATTGTCGCCCCACTACCAACATCAGCCGTCGCCATGAGCTCCCATATCCTCGTCATGTCACTTTGTTACATCGATGTTGGTTTGGTTTCGGCTGAACAATTTCCTTTATGTTTTCTTGAATTTTTGCTGAGATGATCTTTAGAGGTTGACTTAATGTGTGAGCTATTAGATCGATCATGGATTTACATCTCCAACACATGCAAATAACATGTATAGAGTTAATCTGGACACACGATGCAAGTATTTTTCCACAATTGAAATCCTACTAACAATTTTTTCGTGAGCCGATTACATAATTTTCCATTCATAAAGAAGAGACTATAAATTCTCCTATAAATAAAAGAAGAGACCATAAACACTAGACAAAATATACGGAGCACCCAATTTTGGTTAATTTTGATATCAAAATTCTACAAATCCAAAAAAGAATAATCACATCACATGCACCTTTGATATTTCGGCCCATAATCATAAAACAAGAAAAAAGAGCAAAGACTTCAACTTTTTATTTCCCATTGTTTTGCCTCGTCTTCTTCTTCTTCTTCTCCTTCACAGCAGCAGCGGGAGCTCGAAACGAGCCCGGAACCCATGACCGGAATCCCCTACCCATGAGCCTCTCGTCCCTCCTACTTCCCCAAGGTCCGTAATTTCCATAACTCAGTCTCCCTCTTTAATGGTTTCAATTACAGTCGTCCAATTTCACTTACTTTTTCCGCGAAATTAATTCATTAATCGGTTGTGATAAAATTAAATACATAATCTTGGAATCAATGGTTGTAGTTTGCTCTCAAAGTTTGAAACTTTGCTTTTCTTGAGCTGTAAAATTTGATTTATTTATTTATTTTTGGGATTCTGAGTTTGATTTTAACTAAGGCTATTTTTTGTTGTTGAATAATTTAAACTGAGGAGTTAAGAGTGTTAGAGATGTACTAGAGAAATAGGTTGATAGAAAACTGAAGTGTTTATGTTATCCAGGTTTGAGTTTTGGAGCGTTCTTGGTTGATAGTTTTGTGGAAGAAGTATTTTGGTAGCTGAATTGTTTGAGTAAACGAAAACCATGTCTGGTAGAAATCGTGGACCGCCTCATGCTGCGCTACCACCTCCCATGCATGATGCCCCGTATGGAAGAGGACATGGGCTGGTGCCCCATCCTGTGTTGCTTGAGGAAATGAGAGAATCCCAGCACGGTATGGGTCCCAGGTCGCTTCCTCCTCACCCTGCGATCATTGAGGAACATCTTGCGGCGCAGCTTCAAGATATTCAGGGTCTTTTGGTTGATAACCAGAGGCTGGCTGCCACTCATGTTGCTCTTAAGCAGGAATTGGAAGCTGCCCAGTTTGAGTTGCAACGCATGGCTTACCATGTTGATTCACTGCGGTCGGACAAGGATGTGCAGATGAGGGAATTGTATGACAAGTCTGTGCGTTTGGAAGTGGATCTTCGTGGGGTTGAGGCTATGCGGGCTGAGCTTCTTCAGGTTCGCGCTGATATCAAGGAACTCACTGTTGCGAGGCAAGAGCTCTCTGGCCAGGCGCAAGCGATGACCCAAGATTTGGCTAGAATCAATGCTGACTTGCAACAGGCACCGGCTTTAAGAGCAGAAATTGAATCTATGAAACAAGAACTGCAGCGTGCTAGGTAGCTTTCGTGTGAATTTACTGATATTATTGAGTATAATGTTTATCTATCAATTGGTGTCTGTTACTCTTGTGTTAATTTTATGAACTTGTAATGGGCATGTAGAGCTGCCATTGAGTATGAAAAGAAGGGGTATGCAGAGAATTATGAGCATGGTCAGGTGATGGAGAAGAACTTGATCTCAATGGCTAGGGAGCTGGAGAAACTTCGTGCAGAAATTGCTAATACTGACAAGAGGGCACGTGCTTCAGCTGCTGTTGGAAATCCCAGTGGAGGTTACAATGCAAATTATGGTAATCCTGAAGCAGGATATGCAGGAAATCCTTATCCTGCCACCTACGGCATGAACCCTGTAAGTTTCATATCTTTGAGGTTTCATAATGGGAGTGTCTGCATGCTTTGTAAACATTAAAGTTTGTTGTTATATGTGTGTCTGCGGTATTGCATATTTCTGAAAGCTGCAGTTAGTGGCTTATATATTGTAACTATTACACTCTGGATATCTGGATGTGTTAATTAGTTCCTCCCTCACACTTTTCAGGTACAGAATGCTGCTGAAAATTTTCCTCAGTATCCTATGCCCGGTGCTTGGGGTGCATACGACATGCAGCGAGCTCAGGGACACAGATAAGGTAGTTCATCTCCTGAGCTACATTCTGATGGTATCCTGGCTTCAGCGCATAGATATTTAGGTCTGTAACTGAAGTGCTATCTCATTATAGACCTTTTGGAAGCTTTTCTTGTTCATTTAGTGTTTAGGAATTCTACCTAAACATATCACGGGTCCTATTACCTTGTTGGTGTACTACACTACTTATAGT from Fragaria vesca subsp. vesca linkage group LG3, FraVesHawaii_1.0, whole genome shotgun sequence harbors:
- the LOC101292097 gene encoding uncharacterized protein LOC101292097, translated to MSGRNRGPPHAALPPPMHDAPYGRGHGLVPHPVLLEEMRESQHGMGPRSLPPHPAIIEEHLAAQLQDIQGLLVDNQRLAATHVALKQELEAAQFELQRMAYHVDSLRSDKDVQMRELYDKSVRLEVDLRGVEAMRAELLQVRADIKELTVARQELSGQAQAMTQDLARINADLQQAPALRAEIESMKQELQRARAAIEYEKKGYAENYEHGQVMEKNLISMARELEKLRAEIANTDKRARASAAVGNPSGGYNANYGNPEAGYAGNPYPATYGMNPVQNAAENFPQYPMPGAWGAYDMQRAQGHR
- the LOC101291801 gene encoding bidirectional sugar transporter SWEET2-like, which codes for MVLSGQYSAFLIAKVAAGIAGNFFAFGLFVSPMHTFKRIIRNGSTEEFSGLPYIYALLNCMISMWYGSPLISSDNILILTVNSVGAVFQLAYITLFIIYAEKPKKVWMMGLLVAVFGLFAIIAIGSLQISDLFLRRTIVGLLSCFSLISMFASPLFIINLVIRTKSVEFMPFYLSLSTFLMSTSFLLYGIFNFDPYVYVPNGIGTILGIVQLALYFHYHRSSKEDSREPLIVSYA